DNA from Coffea arabica cultivar ET-39 chromosome 10c, Coffea Arabica ET-39 HiFi, whole genome shotgun sequence:
AAAGTGCATGAATGTTTGGTCCTTAAGTTATTgctttatgcattttcttttcatcaATTTGTAGGAAATTGGTGCTAAGTGTCTTTTGATGAGGAATAGTTGTTTATGTAGCTGGTCAAAAGGATTTGAAATCTATGCACAGGAATGATCTTTTTTAGCTGTCAGTTCTTGTACATGGATGCAGCAAATAATCTTAATGGATTGGCGAAAGGCAATGGGGCTGCATGTTACCTTTGGTGCATTTATTCTAGCTCTTCAATCATGttcttaaaaattatttattaaaaaaaaaaactacgaAGTCAAgaccttttatttcttttcacttCTCTTTCAAATAGATAGAAGTAGGAATCTGCATTACTAATAAAGAGAAgacaaacataaaaaaaataaaggaatgaAAGGAAATTAATGATAAAAATGCAATTATAAGACACAATCTCTTTAAAAAATGTTACTGATGTTATATGTCCTTGGTAGAAgtgtttcttttccaatttgtGGCTTCTCATAGATAGTTGGAATGAAGTTTCTAATTTTATGATTTCCAATGTTCAACATGTTTATAGACATCACTTTGTTCCACTTGGTTTGCACTGAAAGCTGTTAAATGCCTTCGACGTTTGGAGGTTTAAGTAATAAATATTTGATTCTTGTTTAAAATGAGGTACGCAACGCATTGTGACAGAGTCTTTTCTGATTGTGATGACTAAATTTTGTACCAAATCACTAGCTATGCTTGTTTACCTTAGGCAGTTTCATGGCCCAGTGCAGCATTCCCAATTTTTCAGGTAGCAGTTAGATTTCCATGTCAATTTGTTTTGGGTAACTATCCTAATTTAAACATATTTGCTTGGAAAAATGACGTGCATCCAAGTAATAGCCTTATTTATGGAAATGATTATGGTTCAAGGGCTTTTCATGGCAGATTTTGGACTGAAAAATGGAAATTAGTTGACTTGAAGGGTAACTTTTTATTTGTCTCAATTGGCTTAAGTATCTGTATGAATCATGAAAGCTACTGGTGTCAATATATATGAACCTTGATGGAGACTTGAATACATAGAACCACAGATTCTTATTCCGCATTGAAGGTATACGGTTAGTTTTGTTTGAAATGATTTTCTTCGGATTGTTTTTTATTTAGAACAAAGTGGTTAATGCAGGGTTGATGGTATGGTACTGTGTTAATATTTGATAGCTCTGGGGTAAAATGTGCTTGAGTAATGGGATTGGGGATATTTGGGAGATTAGGTGATCATTTTGATCTGGAATTCACCGTTTGATACACTGAGAACTTGGTTTTCATGATAGGTGGACTGAAATGGTTGCAAATATCCATTACAACTGCTGATTTCAAGTTTGGTTTCCATTGGGAATTTCAAGTATCGTGGCATAGGGATCctctgtgattttttttttttccttttgggatCATGCTTTCTGGCGAATTGTTATAGAGGATTGATAGCTCAGCCATATCAAACAGCTGTGCCTTTACCTGTCACTCATCTTTCTTTTCCCAGGACAGTTAATTACACATGCCTGAATATAGAAGGGTCAGTGACAAAAATCACTCATCTAACCATTACATCTTATTCCCGTGGTTGGAAACTGCACAGTTTAATGGTGGTTTGATTTTGATCATTAATTCACCTCAAATCATCATTGACTCCAATGACACCCTGTAGCATGATTAGACTCAGATGACCAGTATCACCTAAAAATTTCTCACCTCTTTGGAGGGGGCGACTGGGTGTTGATTATAAGACAGGTAGGAAGAGGGGATGCAGACTGCCTCGCAAATGCCATTAAAAAAAGGGCAAGTCAGGGTGCAGAGGGGGTGGTTGATGGGGACAAGGATTAATGATGAGCGAACTATTAAAGAAAGAAGTAACGTTTTTTTCCCTTGAATGAAAGAAAGGTGCATTGTAGTTGAAGTGGTACAACAGAatttcaagagagagagagagtgaggccCTTGGAGTTATAGTACTTTAGCTTGAAAGTGATGTCAATGTTTTGCAGGGCTACTTCTTGCCAGTTTTCGTTTTACTTTGATTCTGAATGCAGGACCCTTTGGGTCTTCAACTTACCACTCTAGTTCATCTGGAGCCACAACATGTAGATGCTGTGAATTTCATGGCCTCAATCAAGACAATGGTCATATTCTTTGACTCATATAAGCTCTCCCCTTTATCAGAATGATTCAATTTCAAGATACCAAGCTGTACACATCTCATTCCATTGTTTCTCTGTACACTTTTGTCAATCCAGTTAGCTGTTAATTTATAGTTTTCAAATTCATACCCTAGTAAATGCAGCaaaaaggaaattgaagagAGGACCCGTGAAGAAAGTTGCTTAAGATTCACCAAATATatgtgttttaaaaaaaattgtcttTATCCTGCTTATGACACCTCACTCCGATTGAATATCCTTTTCCATCGGGGAACAGGTCAaggaagaagggaaaaagaaaaaggaagacatCGATATGAAAGTAGGAAAACAGTTGCTTCCCTTTCTGGTTTTTTCTACTCAGATATGTTGGCAGGCAAAAAAGTTGCCATCTCATAGCAGCATTTCCGATTTGGTAGGTAATCTACTGAAGAAATTGACTGCTGGAGATGGAACTTTGCTCCGAAACAAAGGATGTCGAAGCAAGTACAGCCCAGTGAGCTGAACTACTAGCATAGGAGCAACATAAAAGAccagagaacagaaaaaggcaaATATGATAAATATGACTGTGGCCCTTGGATCCCTCCAACTTACTATGGAAAGAGCCTTTTCCCCTTGCATTGCCACATCTTCCACTGTAGTTTGAAAAATCAAACCTGCAACACTCCGCAGGCGGTCGTATCTCATCCTCGCTCCATCACCTCGCTGAGAAGTTGGGAAAGTATCGACCTCCTCATCCAATTCATCTTCATCAACAGCTTCAGCCAAAGAAAGCTGAGCATCCAGGTGAAGTGGATGTCTAGGCCTGAATCGATAGTTTCTTAAGCCAATGACAGCAAAGCAGAGGAAAATGTTGGGCATGATTGATAGTGGATAGCGGACCTGCATGAAGAACAATACATGCACAAGGATGGTTGTCAATGGATTTTTCCAGTGACAGATATCATGGAAGCATTGAGAAATAGCTGATATCCCAGAAAGAAGTGATGATATGCGATGAAAGTTAGCTTTGATTTTCCTAAGAGACATGGGCAGGATCCAATTGTCCGACATATATCGGTCGCTCCAATACTCCAACATATATTGCACTATCTCCTTGCAGAGAGGCGGCTCTTCTCCATCTAGCACCTCAGCCACAATCTTTACTGCTTGATACTGCATCCTGTCAAGTTGCCTTGCAGTTATGGGTTCAAGAAAATGCATCTTGGGCAACAGAGGCCGACAGTATTGTGTCACCATGTTCCTCCAAGCTGTGCAAGTGAATCGAATTGCCAAATGTAGTTCCCCTTGCTTCCTGAAACCACGGGGTCCAACAACGAGTAAAGGATAACGATATGCATAAATCTTACCCATTACCAAGGTTGAAAGCCGAATTCTCACCCTACCAATCCcttgatctttcacattctctTTGCATCCACTGATCTGGCAATTGTCAAAAACACCAATTGTAATCACAGTACAAGGGTCGTATACTTCCCAAGTATACTTTTCATTCCAATGAGGTGTCGGAGTATCAAGAATTGTCCTTGTCTTTACCCACTTGTTACCATACTTGGCCACACAATAAGCATCAGTTCGTGTACTTATACCATCATTATTCATCTTCACTGGTAGCAGATTTTGAGCACTCAAAATCCCCAATTCCAGAAAGCCGATGCTAGACCTTCTCAAATGTTCTGCAGAAGGCTGAAAATCGCTGCTAAATTCAACCGGCTCATCCGCAACATGGTAACCAGCATCTATACAGATGGAAAGGCATATTCTGCTGCAaaactttaccttttccttctTCGTCTTTCCTTCTCCTTCAGTCACCGAACGATTTTGGAGGTTGAACCATCGAGCATCAGGAAGCTTATTGTTTTCCCCTCTACGTGGAACTTCTCTAACAGGTATCACTAGCCTTCCAATTACCTCTTCCTTGCCTGGTCCAACCTTGTCCTCAACCGCTATAAATATGCATCCATCAGAAAGGTCAGACACTACAAACATCATTTCAGAATTCCATACTGGACTATTGGTTCTCTCTTTTGATGGCTCTGTTTTACCGCTTTCACTCTCAACATCTACCTTCACATATGCAGCCGGTTGCCTACCTATTTCAGAGGATATAAGATCTTTAGCCTCGATAACATGAATACGCAGGTAATATAAATTTGGCGAAAAATAAACTTTTGACCGTGTATCAACTTGACTCCATCTGCTAAAGCTCTGAGCATCGGAGTGCCATGCCTCAGTAAAGGCCTCATCCGCTTGCGTTCCCATCCAAACCGCAAGCATAATCTCCCCCGTTTTGATCCTTTGACTGTCTTCATCCTCCAATTTATACCACTGAGGAGCTATTGGACTTTCTGGCTGACATCTAAGAGGAACTTTCGTTACGTCGAATGATACCCTTCCTACAAAATTTCCCTCTAGGTCAGTATATTTGTCTCTGACAGTTACTTCAATCAAATTGGACTGCAGTCTTTCCTTGGAGAAAGCAATAACGCTTTCCCATACGGGATTTTGGTTCTTCTTTACGTTCTTTGTAACGATCCCTTTATCACTCCCAACCTCCACTTCCACATATGGATCAAGACTTCCTGATATCTCCGTCCCCGGAAGATCCTTTGCCTTCACAACATTGACATACAAAAACTGCATTGTCTCCACCACATCATAAGTACCACCCTCTGCCACTGGTGGCACAGTCTCGACCAACAAATAATCAGGTCTTTGCACAGGAACCTGCATATTCCTTAGATAGTACTGCAGCATTGTGAAGTTTACTTCTGGACCGGCTTTTGTACAGGATGAAGAGGACGAATTGTTTAATGGCCTAAATTATGTCTGCTTCTATCCCTTTTCTAATTAGAGAAACTGCCAGGGGCTTTACAAGTGAAGCTGTTTTTCTGGTTCATAGATTGATCAGCAGTATGAAACCAATTCAGCTCAGCCCAGCTGCGAGTTAGGCTGCCAGGGAAAGGCTTAAACCTCTAggtcaacccaaaaaaaaaaaatagtaagaaGTATGAAATATAGTtggaaaaattgcataaatagtCCTCACACATTGTACGTGTACCTTTTTTTATCTCTCgtttttaaaatgaaacaacATTCTTCTTTGCGTGCAGAAAGAAAGTGCACCATTTTGGTCCTTACACCCATTTCTAGGtccttttgaccaaaaaaatgtCAGATGCTTGCATGAAACAGTAATTTCACGGGTCAAAGGGTATTGCATccatttttgtccaaaatattaaaaaattttagaatctCAATCTATTATAATGCATTTGAACTCTGAACTTCGAATCATGACCTAAGGaatatttcatttgtttcttaatttctttttatttttttaatcacatTGGCTAtatcttctcctcctcctccttttttGAGTTCTCTATGTGTCatttgtcatattttttaaatatatttgtcATATTTTTTCTGTAgttcttgcctttttctttttactaAAACTTGTATTTGCTCActttttttttacccttttaaaagtattatttccttttttggttaaatttctTTATCGGAATTTAGAATTATctcattttacaagtcctctagatttttttttaaaaaaaatttgaaatttttgtaattATTAGTTTTACTAGGCGTGTGTATTTGAGGGAGAATGGCGCCTAATATCTTTTGTACTCCTAAAACTATTATTTCATGGTGGCATGGGCATTTATTGGGAAAAGTGACCTAAAATGGATATAAGGACTAACATGATACATTTTGTCTATGTGAAGGATGAATTTACAACATTTTAAAATGAGGGACCAAAAAGCTATATACAAGATATGTGAGGGACTATTTCCATCATTTTCCCGAGATGGTTTACATAATTTTATATCTTTGCCCACATTGTAgcggaaagaaaaatttttcaaattccaaGTCAAAACCTGATTAAGCAATTTGCATTACAAAATTCACAAGGTGGAGACGTAGGTTGCCATGTACAACGAACCGGTAACAAAATAAGCCTTTGTGTCGTGTTCCAGGAAAGTGATCATCGTTGTCGCTAATGGTCTAAAGATTTAAATATATGGTCATGAACTGAACTGAGCTACAATGTTTCTAAACTCGAAGTAGAGACTGAATCGAAAAACTTTCCAATTCGAGGTTGATCAATTCAATTGGTTCAACTCCGGTTTaaagatttaataattttttatttattttagcattaaaattttgaataaaactaaaatatttattttataaaacaaaaatttaataaaaattgatagaactttttcatttttaccGGTTCAACCGATTATTAATCAATTCAATTGATTTTTAGGCAATTCAATTCAATTGAATCGGATCAACGGCATGGCTAGTTCAAGATTCAATCAGTCGAACCGACTGGTCCAATCCGATTTTTAAGACACTGCTAAGCTAGGATGTTCTGAAAGAGTTGTTTTGTGTTTTGAAAGATGAATTAAGAACTTGTAAAGTAAAATGGGCTGGGAGCTTGTGCGGTTTCCGTTTCATGTACGGTTGGTAGTGTGGGTACTCCACTCGCAAATAAAATACACCATCCATCACAAGTAGTTTATCACattttgaaatttcaacctCTTAAAAATAGTGACTTCATAGtgatattagtaaatttattttcaatgttgtactttaaaattcaaattttaaatttaaatttagtaTTAAATATAGATAAAAGTGGGAATATTTGACTTTTGATAGAatgacaaatattttgaaatattctaAAATGAAAAGTATGATATTTTTAATGACAAAACATGATACTTTTAATGATTTTTGTGACACTTTCAATGAAACTTAACGAGTACCTGCCTAAAATCCATGAAACTTTTGCAAAATAGCTATTGGTTGAGCCTTTTCGAAACAACTCTTGAACCTTTTGTGTTGAGTCAAAATTTAGTACTGGCCTCAATACAATGAACACTAGTCTAACACCCTTACTACACACGATAGTGTCATTATTGAAAGGAATTAAAAGGGTgcgtgaattaaaaaaaaaaaaaaaagtaagaaatctGCAGGAAAAAAGTAGTTCAGATAAACATAACCGCAACACTACAAAGACAGATCAAGTAGGTTTTAACCAATCATATAATGTCAACGACGTATAAGCTTCAAAATCCACATCTTAATTCTTACATCAAGCTATTTGGATTGCGAATTAGATCATAAAGAAATCAGGGTCAATACAGGTTATTCGAACAAATTTGTACTTGGTCCACATCATAGCTCTTACaagataataaatataattGGTGACAAGTTGTCCGAACCAATTTGAAGAATATTCCATATTGAGACTTCTTTAGAATTAAATGGAGGGAAAATCGTAAAAAACGTttcttatattttataaaatgattttttttattccttgcatttaaaaatgtaatttgatgtcccttacaaatttaTATTGGTCAAGTTTGGTTCTTACCTAAGTTTTCAATTAGTTTTTTGTCGGGATCTACTACGTAACTTGCACGTGATTATTTTTGAGggaaaaaattatcaaatcaaatttcacATAATCCAATCCATAATCATttacatttcataaaatgaattttttcatccttcattaataatttatacaaatagttttttttaaacccatatatatatctatttaattttacttaaacaatatgaatagcatgtaatatatctatatctatatttgatttcacctacaATTATAATTAGCTTGTTCAGGTAAAattaaatagagatatattacatactatttgtactattcaggtgaaatcaaataaatatatgcataagttttcaaaaataagaaaaactatTTGTACATGTGattaatgagggatgaaaaaaattattttgtaaaatgttaggGATTATAAATCAGATTATGTGAAATGCGATTTGACATTTTaccctaaaaaatgatcacatacAAGATACATGGTGAATTCCATCTAAAAATCAATTGAAAATCTAATTAGGAACTAAATTTGACTAATATGAATTTATAACGGACGtgaagttatatttttaaaaataaagaatgaaaacaATTATTTTATAAGATGTGAGTGACTTTTTAAACGGTTTCTTCGACGCAAGTATAGTCGCACCAAACGAATGACAGATATAGCAAATCACTTTCCCTGCCTGTTTATAAACCAAAACTCAAAGATACCATTGACCGATATAACAATGTAAAAAGGTTGGTAAATGGATAAGTTCTCTTTTTATAGATGAAGTAATAAGTTTTATCTCAAAAAACGAACAAGTCTACTAACGCATACAAACAACATTTTGTTGCTTAGATTTCAAAGTGTTTACACTTTCCATCCCTTGTACTCGTTCATAACATCCCTTTCCTAGGTAAAATGTCTTCTGCAACGTGATTTGATTAACTTTTTCTGTCTTTACCAACCAGCCATGTTGTTCGTTTTCCCCAGGTGTAATAAACTAAGAGATGGTAACGAGTAATGACAGGTATATCAATGAGTCAAACATTTAGCACCGGCCTTAATACAGTGAACGTGGAAATAAGTGCGCATCTTTCACATATCCAATGCCAACGGCTACGGGCctgcggttttttttttttttttttttgtggggtttttattttattgttaaagAAAAGCAATGACAGTTTCACTAGTGGAAGAAGTTTGATACTCTGTTAATGATAAAATAACGTGGAAGGGAACAAGCATCCTACAATAAGGCATACGATCATCTGTAGCTGAACTTCTGCTGCTACAAAACTGCAATCCAGATTTCCTGATCTAGCAAAAGATAATCCCTCTTGTAAGTATTTTTGTACTATACTAGCTTTCAAtttaatcttgtttttgttattattatctttcttttttttttcttaaaaaaaaaattatagggTCAAGCTACTCTGTTGATTTTGTGTGACTACTCGGACTTAGTAAGATAAATCCAGAAAAAGGGTTGTCATAATTCAAACTTAAATCATTGCAAATCAACTACAGTTAATACAATTAAATGTCATTCATGGATGAGGAGAGAGAGATGAGGATGGCacattttccttttaatttcCAGTAGTTACTTGTGTTCTTCAAGAACTACACAAAACAGATCTGTATTTTATGTTCATAGGCCGGAACAGGGCATAGCCAGACCTTGAATGAGGGTGAGTTGTTGCCTCCCATCTCGAACCCTTACCGGGTCAATAAGAATTTTGATATGCAACTCAGGAAATCTGAATTGTTCAAGAAAGTCTGCCACTTGAATTCACCCAATTTGCCAGGATTTTCTTAATTGCTTTCAAAACTCAAAATTGGTTAAGGTTTTGAGCCCCACATCTAAGGCGAAGAATTCTTTGGGCATAAAGGTCAAAATTGATGAAGGCAAGAATGGTTTTTGTAGATTTGCAACTTCTGTGGGCTGTATATTATATTTCTGTGTtacaataacaaataaaagagcTGCCATCTGAGATTGAACTCTATCAATTTTACATGCAAGTGGAAAGAAAAGGAGTGTTATACTCGAGCCTGATTCATCATATTTTGTTTTCTAAAGGGGAAATGAAAGACCTTAACTTGCTACGCTGTAGAATATTTCAGCATTGGAAAAAGGAAATATATGGTTTGAAGTCAGTCAATGAGAACTAACTAGCAGCCTCAGggaacttaattttttttttgtaactttctttagaaaggaagagagagacTTTCTCAGGATACCAGCTAAGTAGAATATACATGCAGTTATATGCTAGATGTGTCAGATTTGATGTAAGGAAAGTCTCATCTCATAAAGGAACTGTTAAGTTTCAGGAACCTAGTTGTCAATTAACTAGGTTAAGAATTTTAATTTCAGCTGTCCTTGACAGTACTTTTTAAGTGATTTGGGAAAAGAAATATATTAAGATTACTAAGAATAAATATTAAGCATCTTGATTAACTGGAAGAGAGATTTGGCTTTGGCAAGGAAAGGGTTGTAccattgaagaaaagaataagATTCAAAgtggactttttttttcttctcctttttggGGTGAAATAACGACAGTTCCCAAATTAGTATCCACATCAACATTGTGACCCTGACACATTCAGTAGCTTGCATATCCATAGGCACAAACATGTAATGTTGTTTTTAGctaaaaaaaaaggtattcTTGTTTTTAAAGGATGAGTTATGTTTCCTCTTTTCTGCTTTTCGTCTGCTAGTGATCTAATGTTACATTAGAAATCTGTCAGAAATTGAAATGCTACTGCCTCGATTTATTAGTCTTGATTggttttatttcttgttttaccATATACTTGCATTTCGAATTTGGCTGAAATTCAGTTCATGTTTCTGCAAAGAAGCAAAAGTATTTTCtggttgtttttctttctctgtttaaccatatttccttttcttgtatTCTTGCTGTTGCTAAAGATTCAAGAGGTAATCATATGTTTGATTCATATACCAAAAACTGAGGCTGAAATTCAATTCATGTTTCTGCAAAGAAGCAAAAGTATTTTCTGGTTGTCTTTCCTTCTCTTTTAACCATGTTACCTTGAATTTTTCCATTGTTGTAGATTCAGAGGTAATTATTGGTTTAAATGACAGAATTTGGTACCAAAAACTGGGCGCAGGTCTATATTCAACTATTACGTTTGCTTAAATACATTCTACCACTATAAAAAAACGAAAGAGACAGAGAGAAAGAAGTAGAAATGGCTTATGCAGATATAACTGCTCTTCTTGAAAACCTTGAGTTTCTACTGCAATCCGATCCACATCCCATCCTTCATTACAAGGAACAAGTTGAGTTTCTCCACGACAAAGTCAATCTTCTGCGAGGCTTTCTGGAGGAATCTGAGAAGAGATATGATCGTGGAAGCATGAAACATTTGGAACTGGAGATCAGAGATGTGTTCTATAAAGCAAGAAAAGTCATTGATTCAAAACTGTTAAATGTTTATGCAGCCAAAAGTGCAAAAAGTTGGAAAAAGGCTCGGAGGATCCTTCGCCGGAGTTTGCGAAAATTAACAGAGAAAGTTGATTTTATACTGAAAAAACTCAataaaattagtcaaaaaagaaagaatgctGCCAGCGCAGATTTACAAGCTGGAGAACCTGTGCTTGGCGGTTTATCTCGCCGTGTATACATGGAAAACCATGTTGTGGGTCTTAATAATGACTTGCAAATAGTTAAAGATCGACTCACTCAGTCACCTTTGAGACTGGAAACGATCCCCATAGTAGGGATGGGAGGCGTAGGAAAGACAACTCTAGCTAGAAGACTTTATGAGGATCCTTCTATTGTACTTCACTTTCATGTTCGTTTGTGGGTAACTGTTTctcaagactttcaaatcagaATACTTTTGCAAGATCTTTGCCAGCTTGGTAATGATAATGAGATGAATAATGCAGACTTAGCTGAGCATCTATACAAAAGTTTAAAGGGCAGGAGGTATCTAATTGTTTTGGATGATATTTGGTGTACTGAGGCATGGGATGCTGTAAAAAGCATTTTTCCAGATGATAACAATGGAAGTAGAATCATATTAACTAGCCGGCTCAAGGAGGTGGCTGTTCATGCTAACCATGAAAAACCTCATCACATCAAGCTTTTAGACCCAGTTGACAGTTGGAAATTACTGCATCAGAAGTTGTTTGTTGATGAAAGATGCCCCCAAGAGCTGGAGGAAGTTGGAAAAGAAATTGCAGCAAAATGTCAAGGACTACCTCTGGCAATTGTTGTGGTTGCAGGGTATCTCCTAAAAATTGACAGGACACGAGATTGCTGGGATAATTTTGCGGATAGTGTGGCTTCGTATGTAACTGGAGACCCACAACAGTGTTTAGACATAATTGCATTGAGTTACAACCAATTACCTCCTCCTTTGAAAGCATGCTTCCTTTATTTTGGAGCCTTCCCTGAAGATCGTGAAATCCCAGTGTCAAGACTGATTTACTTATGGGTTGCTGAGGGGTTTCTAAAGCAAGTGACAGGGAAAAGCTTGGAAGAGATAGCTGAAGAATGTTTGATGGATCTCATCGATAGAAACTTAATTCTGGTCAGGAGAGTGTCCTATGGCAGAATAAAAACATGTATCATCCATGATATATTGCGGGACTTGTGCTTGAGGGAAGCTgagaaagaaaatttcatgcaCGTGGTTAATCACAACAGCCATGTTTTTCATGAAGGCAAAACCAATGCGCAACGTCTCAGTTTCCATATGGATTGTAGCTTCCCCATTCTTTCTACCACTCACATAGATTCTGTTCTGTGCTTTAGTCGTTTTTCAATGTACTCCTGTTTCAGGCACTCTGCATTCAAGCTGCTCAAAGTGTTGGACATCATCCGCTCTGCATTAAATTGTTTCCCTGTTGAGATTCTACAACTTGGTAACTTGAGATTCCTTGCGTTATCAGTCACTGAGCTTCCATC
Protein-coding regions in this window:
- the LOC113714355 gene encoding putative late blight resistance protein homolog R1B-16 isoform X1, coding for MAYADITALLENLEFLLQSDPHPILHYKEQVEFLHDKVNLLRGFLEESEKRYDRGSMKHLELEIRDVFYKARKVIDSKLLNVYAAKSAKSWKKARRILRRSLRKLTEKVDFILKKLNKISQKRKNAASADLQAGEPVLGGLSRRVYMENHVVGLNNDLQIVKDRLTQSPLRLETIPIVGMGGVGKTTLARRLYEDPSIVLHFHVRLWVTVSQDFQIRILLQDLCQLGNDNEMNNADLAEHLYKSLKGRRYLIVLDDIWCTEAWDAVKSIFPDDNNGSRIILTSRLKEVAVHANHEKPHHIKLLDPVDSWKLLHQKLFVDERCPQELEEVGKEIAAKCQGLPLAIVVVAGYLLKIDRTRDCWDNFADSVASYVTGDPQQCLDIIALSYNQLPPPLKACFLYFGAFPEDREIPVSRLIYLWVAEGFLKQVTGKSLEEIAEECLMDLIDRNLILVRRVSYGRIKTCIIHDILRDLCLREAEKENFMHVVNHNSHVFHEGKTNAQRLSFHMDCSFPILSTTHIDSVLCFSRFSMYSCFRHSAFKLLKVLDIIRSALNCFPVEILQLGNLRFLALSVTELPSTISHLWNLQTLVLNIYSGCTTLPWKLWTMQQLRHLHFNFCSFLPNPAGAEINGQGDLVLRNLQTLSKLSFSSCTMQVIASLPNLKKLGLYETAEAHVTEKLWLDRVFPSGNLISSVYPIQSNCWSYISNVAQLHQLEILKLNFINLFAEERRWVPCVDEFPPNLKKLTLSSSYLPWKDMNVLSMLPNLEVLKLKNNAFVGSDWEQYEEGFSQLKYLLIDKTDLVHWRATSTQFPSLKHLRLFRCRCLREVPLDFAEIPYLQIIDVYGSYDAVRSVMQIKQEQESVGNDDLLVRFDSAV
- the LOC113714355 gene encoding putative late blight resistance protein homolog R1B-16 isoform X2 — translated: MKHLELEIRDVFYKARKVIDSKLLNVYAAKSAKSWKKARRILRRSLRKLTEKVDFILKKLNKISQKRKNAASADLQAGEPVLGGLSRRVYMENHVVGLNNDLQIVKDRLTQSPLRLETIPIVGMGGVGKTTLARRLYEDPSIVLHFHVRLWVTVSQDFQIRILLQDLCQLGNDNEMNNADLAEHLYKSLKGRRYLIVLDDIWCTEAWDAVKSIFPDDNNGSRIILTSRLKEVAVHANHEKPHHIKLLDPVDSWKLLHQKLFVDERCPQELEEVGKEIAAKCQGLPLAIVVVAGYLLKIDRTRDCWDNFADSVASYVTGDPQQCLDIIALSYNQLPPPLKACFLYFGAFPEDREIPVSRLIYLWVAEGFLKQVTGKSLEEIAEECLMDLIDRNLILVRRVSYGRIKTCIIHDILRDLCLREAEKENFMHVVNHNSHVFHEGKTNAQRLSFHMDCSFPILSTTHIDSVLCFSRFSMYSCFRHSAFKLLKVLDIIRSALNCFPVEILQLGNLRFLALSVTELPSTISHLWNLQTLVLNIYSGCTTLPWKLWTMQQLRHLHFNFCSFLPNPAGAEINGQGDLVLRNLQTLSKLSFSSCTMQVIASLPNLKKLGLYETAEAHVTEKLWLDRVFPSGNLISSVYPIQSNCWSYISNVAQLHQLEILKLNFINLFAEERRWVPCVDEFPPNLKKLTLSSSYLPWKDMNVLSMLPNLEVLKLKNNAFVGSDWEQYEEGFSQLKYLLIDKTDLVHWRATSTQFPSLKHLRLFRCRCLREVPLDFAEIPYLQIIDVYGSYDAVRSVMQIKQEQESVGNDDLLVRFDSAV